One stretch of Tribolium castaneum strain GA2 chromosome 5, icTriCast1.1, whole genome shotgun sequence DNA includes these proteins:
- the LOC657572 gene encoding proteasome subunit alpha type-7-1 yields MSARYDRAITVFSPDGHLLQVEYAQEAVRKGSTAVGVRGAKAVVLGVEKKSVAKLQEERTVRKICLLDDHVVMAFAGLTADARILINRAQIECQSHKLTVEDPVTLEYITRYIAGLKQKYTQSNGRRPFGISCLIGGFDYDGKPHLYQTEPSGIYYEWKANATGRSAKTVREFLEKYYTPEEVAEERGTVKLAIRALLEVVQSGQKNLEIAVMRHGEPLVMLDSDTIEKYVTEIEKEKEEEAEKKKQKK; encoded by the exons ATGTCTGCGAGGTACGACCGTGCTATCACTGTATTTTCCCCCGACGGCCACCTCCTCCAAGTGGAGTACGCGCAAGAGGCCGTCCGTAAAGGCTCAACTGCG GTGGGCGTCCGCGGGGCGAAGGCCGTGGTCCTCGGTGTGGAGAAAAAGTCCGTCGCCAAGCTCCAAGAAGAGCGAACCGTTCGCAAAATCTGCCTTTTGGACGACCACGTCGTCATGGCTTTCGCCGGCTTGACCGCCGACGCTCGCATTCTGATAAACCGGGCGCAGATCGAGTGCCAGTCGCACAAATTGACGGTGGAGGACCCCGTCACGCTGGAGTACATCACCAGGTATATCGCGGGTTTGAAGCAGAAATACACGCAGAGTAACGGGCGGAGGCCGTTTGGGATCTCGTGTCTGATCGGCGGGTTTGACTACGACGGGAAGCCCCATTTGTATCAGACGGAGCCGTCCGGGATTTACTACGAGTGGAAGGCGAACGCCACGGGGCGAAGCGCCAAGACCGTGAGGGAGTTTTTGGAGAAGTACTACACCCCTGAAGAGGTGGCGGAGGAGAGAGGCACGGTCAAGTTGGCCATTAGGGCGCTGCTGGAGGTGGTGCAGTCGGGACAGAAGAATTTGGAAATTGCGGTTATGAGACATGGGGAGCCTTTGGTGATGCTGGATAGTGACACGATTGAAAAGTACGTAACGGAAATTGAGAAGGAGAAAGAGGAAGAGGCGGAGAAGAAAAAACAGAAGAAATag
- the LOC103313192 gene encoding cGMP-dependent protein kinase, isozyme 1, translating to MIKNFFRRANTTKQIAEQRRPAVTPQHFDYDEDIIKTITKHPKCKEDEMFILSAIENNDFLCSLLQNKKLQDVVDCMYPESVSPSQTIIKEGDDGSHLYVSVTGTYEVIQNGKVVKTFSDVRVFGELALLYNAKRIATIKARTFGKVWILDRVVFKHLMVNSDIEQRQEIVDFLKQVPKLNSVPLEVLEEVASLLKLDFFPTGTKIVEEGEVNPDKFYIIKAGSVTVSKKNEGAIDKLYKGSFFGELALLKEKERKATVMADPPGTECLILARREFIAHFGNIPDCFSINVQTQPYKPMEEIIEHTDLNLSDFHVISTLGIGGFGRVELVQHSGKKELVFALKCMKKYVIAAQKHQELVFNEKNIQIVCKNNFIVRLYRTYRDKKFLYFLLEPCLGGDLWTHLYKQKPRFLDENHAKFYTACVVEAFNYLHERLIIYRDLKPENLLIDAKGYVKLTDFGFAKKLKMIKKCVKKTYTFAGTPEYVPPEIMLNQGHDKAVDYWALGVFVFELLTGKTPFRTDDVTYMKTYKLILKGIDDVEFPKHVSVEAVKLVKELCKSTPPQRLGCGSGGILDVKGHEWFGGFDWGRFEGGKMPAPFRPNLRTNIDVHYFEKFGADEDVPPDVAVDWDKEF from the exons atgatcaaaaatttttttcgtcgCGCAAACACCACCAAACAAATCGCGGAACAACGACGGCCCGCGGTCACCCCCCAGCACTTCGACTACGATGAAGACATCATCAAGACAATCACTAAGCACCCCAAATGCAAAGA agacGAGATGTTTATTTTATCAGCGATCGAAAACAACGATTTTTTATGCAGCCTCCtccagaataaaaaattgcaagacgtgGTCGATTGCATGTACCCCGAGTCGGTCAGCCCCAGTCAAACCATCATAAAAGAGGGCGATGACGGTTCGCATCTTTACGTTTCCGTTACCGGGACGTACGAAGTGATTCAAAACGGAAAAGTGGTTAAAACCTTCAGCGACGTGCGCGTTTTCGGCGAATTGGCCCTTTTGTACAACGCCAAGCGAATCGCGACGATAAAAGCGCGCACTTTTGGCAAAGTCTGGATTTTGGACAGGGTCGTATTCAAGCACTTGATGGTCAATTCGGACATTGAGCAGCGCCAGGAAATCGtcgattttttgaaacaagTCCCCAAATTGAACAGCGTCCCTTTGGAGGTCCTGGAAGAAGTCGCGTCGTTGCTAAAACTGGACTTTTTCCCCACTGGGACCAAAATCGTGGAGGAAGGGGAAGTAAACCCTGACAAGTTTTACATAATTAAGGCCGGCTCTGTGACCGTGAGCAAGAAAAACGAAGGCGCGATTGACAAACTCTACAAGGGGAGTTTCTTCGGGGAGTTGGCCCTTCTGAAGGAGAAGGAACGTAAAGCCACAGTCATGGCCGACCCGCCAGGGACGGAATGCCTGATTTTGGCCCGGCGCGAGTTTATCGCCCACTTCGGGAACATCCCTGATTGTTTCAGCATCAACGTCCAGACGCAGCCTTACAAGCCCATGGAGGAGATAATCGAACACACGGACCTGAATTTGTCCGATTTTCACGTTATTAGCACGTTAGGGATCGGGGGTTTTGGCCGAGTTGAGTTAGTGCAACACTCGGGCAAAAAAGAACTCGTTTTCGCCCTTAAATGTATGAAGAAATACGTAATTGCGGCCCAGAAACACCAAGAGCTCGTTTTCAACGAGAAGAACATTCAAATCGtttgcaaaaacaattttatcgtGCGCCTGTACCGCACTTATCGGGACAAAAAATTCCTCTATTTTTTGCTAGAGCCGTGTCTGGGGGGCGACTTGTGGACGCACCTCTACAAGCAAAAACCCCGCTTTTTGGACGAAAACCACGCCAAGTTTTACACCGCGTGCGTGGTGGAGGCCTTTAATTACCTCCACGAACGTCTGATTATTTACCGCGACCTCAAACCCGAAAATTTGCTCATCGATGCCAAAGGTTACGTGAAATTGACCGACTTCGGCTtcgccaaaaaattaaaaatgattaaaaaatgcgtCAAAAAAACCTACACGTTTGCGGGAACCCCCGAATACGTCCCGCCCGAAATCATGCTCAATCAAGGCCACGACAAGGCTGTGGATTACTGGGCCCTTGGAGTGTTCGTTTTTGAGCTTTTGACGGGTAAAACCCCCTTCCGGACCGACGATGTCACGTACATGAAGACCTACAAGTTGATTCTGAAGGGGATAGATGATGTCGAGTTTCCGAAACACGTGTCGGTCGAAGCTGTTAAGTTGGTCAAAGAGTTGTGCAAGTCGACGCCGCCCCAAAGACTGGGCTGTGGGAGCGGCGGCATTTTGGACGTGAAAGGGCACGAGTGGTTTGGGGGCTTCGACTGGGGGCGGTTTGAAGGGGGCAAAATGCCCGCCCCTTTCAGACCCAATTTAAGGACGAACATTGACGTGCACTACTTCGAGAAGTTTGGGGCCGACGAGGACGTGCCCCCCGATGTGGCCGTAGACTGGGATAAAGAGTTTTAG